The Anguilla rostrata isolate EN2019 chromosome 1, ASM1855537v3, whole genome shotgun sequence nucleotide sequence ttaaaaaaaaataaaataaaataaaacacaaattcacgAGGCCCCTTTGGCGGACGAGGCCGCAAGCAATTGCCTAACCTAATTACAAAAGTAAGTTAAACCTTAGTAGTCGACATGTCCTAAATGAATTACAGATATCTGCAATGTGAATCCGGTTACTCTAAGAAATTATATCTAATGCAATTGCCATAAGCATCTGCATAGGGAAGGGAAGGGTGGGGAACTGGCGCCCTCTAGCGGGGCCCAGCTGAAACGGTGACACTTTCCGcttaaaaagtgcaataaaaatgcagtctgttaaatacattattaaaagctacattttaaaaaatctaaattcctacatatacagtataatactGCACAACGAAAATGGGGGGTCTCAACAAAATAACACCTggtaaaatggtttaaaaatgaaataaggcttgaaattaaaaccgtCACTTTCACCCATCAAAATTGGGAGAGCGGGCTCTAGCgagtacacaaaacacaagagGCTTAGTGATGGGTTGAGGTGGGGttcggtgtcttgctcagggacacttcgacatgctgAGGGCAGGggattgaaccagcaacccgccgactgccagacaaccgctcttacctcctgagctatgtcgcccgttaattaatgtaattattgcgAAGGAAAGGCAACGAAAGATATGCAATTTGTGTGAATTTAAGTTTAATTTATCACCGCATGCACCGACCACTGGCGTATCCTCCTTATCAAAAAGTCACAGGAACCATATAAAGTGTACAAACGAATGTTTAATTGAATCTTTAGTGGGACAGTGTGGTGACACGCTGCTCCCATGAGCACGTAAAATTAAACCGCTTGTACGGGTTACTGTTGAATTGGGTTATGGGTTATCCTGACCTGTCCAGCTGAGATTGCCTGGGACCCAATAATATTCTCTATAAAAGACGTGGAGATGTAGACGTATGCACATTCTTGATCAGACATAAGGTGAATGGGTTAAGGCCTTGACCGGTACATACTCTCAATGGGTTACTGTAACACTCTGGTCAGTTTTGCAAGAGCAATAAGATTTCAGTTGTCTTTCTGCCAGTAACATAAATCCTATGAACTAATATTGGACAGTTATAATTCATCACTGAAAAAATGATGACCACAAGAACAGCGTTGCCAATCGGATATTGCGTTGGTACATATCCGTAAGAACGTCTTTGTCCTACTTTATTTTTTGGGCAGatgctgaaataatattttgcaataCTGCCTTTAAGAGTCAGTAATGCCTAAATATGGAGTGCATTGAACTTCTTCAACTGTCATTCGCCACCTTGACAGAATATTTGATGAAACTgctcaaacaaattaaaacaacaaatttaatcaatgctattaaaataaatgtgtgtaaataaaatattactttatatcTTCTACTCAGTGCTAagcattatatatttacatttgaattatGTTAGGCTATAATGATTATGACTGTATTGCAAATGCATATAGAAAGCATATTTTGgttatgatgataatgatggcAATGATTAGGAGCCCAAGCAGTGAAGGTACACGAAAGCCCATTGTACTTCTTGGTTTTATTAATCCTCCATAGATTTTCACAGTTCAGGCAAAACcccctgttttttcccccaaccttTGCACATAGATGATTACTCCAAATGCCAAAATTGTATTCAGCAGTATTCATCTGCAGCCTGCAAGACTACAAACCAGTCCCACTAAAAGACCTGCCTACTACAAGGCACGCCAACTCGACCTGAACCGTGACAACCTATTGGTCGGTTTTAATGCCAGTTTCAAACGTGTTACTCCAATCACTATTTAGTGTCTTTAAGGCGTTTCACATTGTACAGTTTTCACAAGTCCAAGCAAGGGCATTCTTGGAGAAATTAGACTTAGTTACACGACCATTAGGCTACTTGATTGATTAGCATGCATGAAATACCGAACTTTCACATCAGCTGCATTCTCAATCAGCTGTTAAAAGTACAGTAACATATTTAGGATTCACTGAGGTTTGAGACAAAAGTCTGTTTAATTCATAATGGGTTCAGGATTTTTTTCCAAGAATTTTCTGTCGGCACCAATTGAATTTTCGCTAGGCATTTGTTGATTATGAGCTTCAATCGTGAAAACCTTTCATGCATTTGTAGTAAGATTGGGGATGTTGTTATCTGCTTCATTTTCATCAATTTCAGGTTTATCTTTCATCAGATCAAGGCATTCTAACCATTCCAGTTCTGACACAGGATATATTTGGGCCCACGTGGTAATGAATGTTTGTTTGAACTCCTCAGAACTTCTCAACCTGCAAATGAAGGTTTGGTTGGTTGGTGGCCTGGAAAAACTGAAGCAacatgccattttgtttttcctgcatgtactgtatgtgaatgTCCTGTACTGTCCTTTTGTACACTGTTAACAATCACATGCAACTCCTCATTGTATTCTGGTGGGATTTAACCTGCTATATATTTGTCAACAATTTCAACAACTTCTGCATGAGGATTTTTATCAATTTATGTCATCCCCAACCCAAAAGAAACAGTGAtataacaattattttataCCCCCAATAGGTGCTATTGATATTATGACCTCTTTTATAAAACAATGCCACCTGTGATCATTGCAGCTGTAGCTGGGTTCCATTTACTGTAAGTTTGCCACTTTTTTCTGACCAATCTAGTTGTTCCACATCTACCTAGCTACCTTCTTGTTTCATACTTGAGTGCATGATTTGTCTGAaatttctcactccctctcagctcgtgatttttaaaaatttcctgACATTTCACAATACCCTTTTCTTTGACAACACTGTTACTTtcagtaattatatttttatatatttcctgCACAGAGCATTGCATTGTGACTTCCCTTGATGCACGTTACTACCTCGTAAGGGTTTCGATCACACTGGTTTAAGTATATTGCATTTCCACTTCTTGTTAAACTGACAAAGCCTCCAACAACATGATAACTTGGATAAATATTccatttgtttgaattaaatgcCACAATGGTCGTTTTTAACATTTCTTTGCGGTGGCAAAATGTTATAATTCTATAGCCCATTTTCTTTGGTTTTCCATGTTTACCTTTCAACAATGCATTATAGAGTGGacaggggcggcagtgtagtattatGGGTAATAGGGAGttggtcttgtagcctaaaggtcgcaggttcgattcctcgGTTGGACACTGCTcttctacccttgagcaagctacttaacctgcattgctccagtatatatagctgtataaattgatacaatgtaagtcgctctggataagaatgtctgctaaatgcctgtaatgtaatgtaactgtcaCAGGCACTTGTGCTAGAACATCACTCACATTTAAGGggttcctcctctctgtttctcctgttTTGACCTCGCTCACCATGCTGCTTACCAATTGCATGCAACAAGTGTGAAAGTTTAGAAATGCATCTGTAGCGCTTTGGAAAGCTATCACGGTATGTCGCACAGTTTCCATCCTGAAGACCTTCACTGCTGCATTTTATGGGAGTCAGTCACTGCACACTATCCACTCTGTCCGGCAACTATTATCATGCAGATAATTGTCACACAGGGTACGGTTTTAATAGCATTTCACTTACTGAAACAAATCCATGCCTCTGATCTCTGATGACAGCTCTGCTGTATTCATACAACAATTCTCaaattttgagaaataactaCTGCTGCCCTAAGGATGTTGTGTTGGTTTGGGTGTGGCTTCTGCTTTATAAATAGTTTCCAGTGCTAGTTGCCCTGCCCAGCAATCCATCTATAACAATAGCTATCTAACTAAACAAATATCAATCGGAAATTTAAATGTGAATCTGACACAAAGGTAAAAGACATGGTTCTCCATGTAAAATGCCAACATCCGCACCAGATCATCTGGAACACTTTCGCTTGGCCAGTTCTTCCGAATTAGGTGGAACTGTAGCCCTGAAGAGGAGTTTGTTTCGAAAGCTACATCTGTATacaactcattttaaaaaacagacgcTCTAAGAGTCCGATTACGCAAGGGTGCTACATGAAATGGGCTACGCTATTGCGAAACATTATGCTGATTCTGATCACGGGCCCCGCTCGCACGCGCTTCGATACACAGGCTTTGGAGTAGGTCTTCCAGAAAGACGTGGAGATAATTGTCAAGATTATTGGATCACTGGATTTTGCACTTTCAAGAAAACCTCTTTAGTTTAATTGATGACGCCTGATCACCCGTCCTGAATTCAGATGAGCATacgtttcacttgctgaacaCAGGAACtcgctctggtgaatgcgaggcatcaattgtaaagcgctttggataaaagcgctatataaatgcagtccatttaatttagtaattgcattttaaagatgtaaataatgtacataTGGGTTACGcttaaatgtttgaaaatattaatgatcGTTAATTCCCTTCATAAATGAATTGCAACTGATGTTCTCACTAAAGAATGAAATTCTTTGGAAATGGGTGTGAAcgaaaatacatgaaaaaatacTGTGCACATGACCTCGGTGCCCTcgatgagtgtgagtgtgcccTGAGTGTGCACGATCTACTGTCAGGGGAACCGATGCAATTTTGGAAATTCCCTAGAATGAGTCGACATCACTAATATAAGAGCAACTGGTTTTGAGTGAGTTCCGCAACACACTTGCAGTCATCGTCAAACTATGAACCCTACTCATCACCCCGCTTGGCTTGTGCTGACACTCACGGGTATGTTGCTGTTGaaaatactgtacaatacatatataaatacgTAATATTTTTCATGCGTAGAGGGAAGATATGTTTTTCATGAATGTCTTTCTATGAATGCATAATCCTCATGCAAATCAAACAGCTTGTAAAATACACGTTAATTGATGCATTCTTTAGGCCATCCTGCGTTATCGAAGATTAAATCTTTATTAATATTCCTCACTCAGTGAGCAAATCTAGACGTcaagaggggtggaaatctgaGACTGAGAGACGGACTAGGTTGACTCTAATATATGTCaggttttacacagaaaaagcCTCTTACAAAATACATCCTATTCGGCTAGAAAACATTCACCTTTCGACCAATGTTGtcgggttttcacctgaatggcATTTCACCGtcttttcaccacaaaattCTCACTGCATATGTTCTGCTGTGTTCTACAGCAGGAGCCGTGAGTGTCATCTTCCCCCAGAGCGTCACTGCGTTTCCAGATACAAGTGAGTTTCTCTCCTCCGTCTTTCTAGAGAGTAAAGACATGCTTGTTGCTAGTACACAGGTTATGTTCGTGTAATCCAGGGGTGTCATGCAAGCCaaaattctggggggggggcacaattaGAGCGAGGGGCATGGGGGTCCttctccagaaaaaaactgaaaataacgACGCAATTATTTTCAACCTTCACTAAATCAGTTTTTGTAGCTCAGTAATCTCTTTATATTAGGGTAAatactgtgtatttatttagaaattttcatgtcaattatttgtgctgttatggttattgaaaatgacactcattcactcacttctacactagcttctacactgctgccacttttcttgaaaaagagCTAAATCTTGTCTGCCTCACTCAAAAAATTTAAGGGGCATACATTCACATAAAAAGACTATAtccacaatgcaaattaatCTAGAGAACATAGATAAtaaagccacatatgaaaggAACCTGCCAACATGGTAATAgctgtattttcaaacacaatgcataGGAAGCAGCATGAGTACAGATGTGactgtgctgacatcacatagcAGTGTCTGCTCCATTGCCAATAAAAGCTCAGACTGAGCAGTAGTAACATATTTTCCAAATTGCTCAGATCCATCATCGCCACTAGCCTAAGTACATATAACCTgtaaccacacatacacacactgatataactagagagagaggggggggaaggggggggaaagCAATAATAGCCAagtgtattgttattattattgtcattattattattattattatattattattggtattgttattattattattattattatcatcatcatcatgttgTTGTTGTGAGAATCATCATTAGGCTATTCACTTATCTTTACCTGACAGCAACTTTAACTGcctgatcatcatcatcatcccttGATTGGTCTGAAATGGTCATATGAAAGCCGGAACAAATCTTTCCAttaaatctgcatacatttccatgaaggaaaaatagccTATCACTATAAATCTCACCTAAGATAACCTACCTCTTGCACTATCAACCTCCTGACTGAGGACAGGGCTGGGGCTTTCTgtcgtttttttaaagaatgacgaggttttcctctgcatcttcacctggagatatcaaatggaattcagtgttttgctaacTATAACCTGTGATAGTGGTGGTAAAAACTATCAGCTCACTGTCATAagattcacacagctctcctttGCCAATGTTAAATAGGATGCTATGCTATCACAAATCACGACTAGCTAGCGAGCCAGAAGGCTAAACAACCGGACTGAGGGATGGCTACTAACTTTAGCTGGTACTAGCCAACTATCTTGCAAAGCAAACTATGcctatatttctcaaatgcaattaagtgtgtataactaattggatttcattttcacacgtaAAAAAGGGATTGATGCTCTATTAACCACTTCAGCAATACACCGTtaagctgtagcctacatctcctcCAGCATAGATGCGCAACAGActgagtgctgtgtgcgtgcgtacctgCTGATACGAACCGATTTCACCCAACAACTTTTGGAAGAAACCAATACCTGATTTCAGTGTTGTGTTTCTGCATTACTGGCCGGTACACGTTAGCTGTATATGGAATGGAAACCGAAACGTCTCTAAAATACGCCTCATCGCGATGACCTGTTGAcactaaaaaaatgtgttgaggTCAGGTCAACAGAATGACCGAAAATGACCGAGATGAGATCCTTATTTTTTGACGTTTTGGCACGGTTAGTTTTCCGCAACTGTTCGCTTTGCAATGGCTTCTGCTAAACCGAATCATTGGCGGTACAATACAGAGTACACACAGTCATAAACAACTAAATTGTGCAGTACTGTCTACATAACGCTGCATAACTGTCTACCATATAATGCGTTGCAAGCACACAAGTACAAACTGTTCATATACTGTAAAGCAGTATTTGATGGAGATGTGACAGTGAACCCTAAAGTGTGATgtcagtgactcactgatttgaAACATTTATTAAGTTTTGCTTTGCAGCACAGCATGTTTTTGTTGGTCCTTTATGATTAACAGGGCGTTCTCACAGCGAGCAACTAGTTTGATGGATTGCACAAGTTTactaggctgagggaggggcaggagcttcCTGTTGTAACCCCTTATTGGTCTCGTGCAATAAGGCTGGGTGTCACAGGAAATCGAAGGCTTTCCCCATTCGGGAAGTTACCTCGAAAAATTATTACACACGCATTGTAACAGGAAGAATCATGGGTgcttgctgtgtgttttttcaatAACATGGTTtgtgccccctgccccccaccacagGAGGTCCATATTTTACTGAGATCGAAGGGCCTGACTTGTTGACAGCTGGGGAGGAGGCTGAATTCACCTGCACGGCAGACTGTACCCCTCCGTGCGCGTACAACTGGTCTGCGAATGGAAAACTTGCACAGGGTCAAGTTTTAACAGTCACCGCCAATGGCCTGCTCAGCTCGGTGGACCTGGAATGCATCAGCATCAACCCAAAAAGCGAGGAAACGTCCCGTCAGACGAAGAAAGTTAAAGTGGAAAGTGAGACTGCCGAGTCCTTCTCTCTTGCTGACCTGAGGGTCAGGAAGATCCTGCCATTCCGATCATTGTATTGATAACGTTTAAGACAGTGACAGATTCTGTAGACCAACCGGATGGTCAGGCCTGTGCTCTTAAGACAGAAAGTTCAGTCAAGTTGAAATTTTGTCCAGCGTTCCTCACATCAAGATGTGCCAAATGATTTTGACAATGCATTAGATACGTGTTAAGGCAACTGCCCCATTCTTAACTGAGCTCTACCCTCATTGCAGACCCTGTGTCTGTCAAGCCACCAGCGGGCAAAGAGCCGTTCCTGAAGCGGCCCTTCAGTTTGACCTGTGCTGGCGCTGCTGAAATGTCCTCCATTGCTTGGTACAAGGACAGCTACACCCTGACCATGGACGCTCAGATGACTCTCAGCGCAGACAACGCTACACTCTCCTTTAGCTCTTTGCTGCCCTCTCATGGTGGCTTCTATCAGTGCGTGTCTTCCAAGAGTGGCAGAAGAATTGTGAGTGTTGGACACCTCCTCACCTGTAAGTTTAGCCGAAAAATGACAAACTGATTCGTACCGTACacctatatttatttttaaccgcCTTGGTAGAATGCCTTGCTCATTGCTTTGCTTGTGAACACAGGATAATAATGTTGCttgattatttgttatttatgttgTCTGTATATTTGTTAACTGCCCAGtgatataaaatgcataatgcatgtcAACGTATGACTAATTTATTTAAAGAGCACGGCTTTGCTATAAGAGTCCTTAGGGGCTTGTAGGTGTTACAGGACTGATAAGAGCTGTTGCATCATTGTAAGGTGTCGCTGTTCCTGCTGATGACCACCTGAGGTCGCCAGTCTCCCATCACATATCTGTCCCATTTCCGCTTGTCCTCATGGTTAATTGTTTGTAATTATGGTATTACTGGTATTATTATATTacgtgttttgtgtgttgccTG carries:
- the LOC135234285 gene encoding neural cell adhesion molecule 2-like isoform X2 — protein: MNPTHHPAWLVLTLTGAVSVIFPQSVTAFPDTRGPYFTEIEGPDLLTAGEEAEFTCTADCTPPCAYNWSANGKLAQGQVLTVTANGLLSSVDLECISINPKSEETSRQTKKVKVENPVSVKPPAGKEPFLKRPFSLTCAGAAEMSSIAWYKDSYTLTMDAQMTLSADNATLSFSSLLPSHGGFYQCVSSKSGRRIVSVGHLLTYGSLSVNISGPDTVEVGTENTFVCEPNCEIDCSIVWTFRKGFPSGSFTQRKTVIKWTPDTPDTTQVFTCVVENTSAGKSAEATKVVRVIQIQKPVKPESGSMALKPSAALCLLVCMGVLFHWGM
- the LOC135234285 gene encoding hemicentin-1-like isoform X1, whose product is MNPTHHPAWLVLTLTAGAVSVIFPQSVTAFPDTRGPYFTEIEGPDLLTAGEEAEFTCTADCTPPCAYNWSANGKLAQGQVLTVTANGLLSSVDLECISINPKSEETSRQTKKVKVENPVSVKPPAGKEPFLKRPFSLTCAGAAEMSSIAWYKDSYTLTMDAQMTLSADNATLSFSSLLPSHGGFYQCVSSKSGRRIVSVGHLLTYGSLSVNISGPDTVEVGTENTFVCEPNCEIDCSIVWTFRKGFPSGSFTQRKTVIKWTPDTPDTTQVFTCVVENTSAGKSAEATKVVRVIQIQKPVKPESGSMALKPSAALCLLVCMGVLFHWGM